One segment of Niabella beijingensis DNA contains the following:
- a CDS encoding putative glycoside hydrolase, with translation MTGFIRYILLGCIAFSALYPSAQDKAMAIPEDGLPLAQIFDGRVPDPAVYHQHSNKVYFIWGANKPAQPGGIVTSKYFPSIRNPDRKRDIEWYQKNHPEWILYKADQATPAYGYIYDYGGLVPLDVSNPAVREYYLNEFILPAVQKGYPVVAMDNVDLGNWPGAVGRFTNGKWEQLYTGKKNDTTFQNNMIRWIQFLADRLHPLGVRVAANIKANSAAPEAVLRMMQAADIWLDENGFTHTGKNVTGGAWERQRSFLEQIAATKGYISINQLKGTLDKAAPAQLEWVIANFLLLRGPQSLLAPTGFEKKAIYQEFHYRPEVDLNIGTPTGKPHKVQNIWIRPYQKGMVCVNPSPQDTATFTLPEGNWKTISGAVKRGTLQLEPGSGYVLIKDQAAE, from the coding sequence ATGACTGGTTTTATCCGTTATATCCTGTTGGGGTGCATTGCATTTTCTGCGCTTTATCCTTCTGCGCAGGATAAGGCTATGGCCATCCCGGAGGACGGATTGCCACTGGCACAGATATTCGACGGCAGGGTACCCGACCCGGCAGTGTATCATCAGCACAGCAATAAAGTATACTTTATTTGGGGCGCTAACAAACCGGCTCAGCCGGGTGGCATTGTAACCAGCAAATATTTCCCCTCCATCCGCAATCCCGACCGGAAGCGGGATATCGAATGGTATCAAAAAAATCATCCGGAATGGATCCTGTATAAAGCAGACCAGGCGACACCTGCCTATGGGTATATTTATGATTACGGGGGACTGGTACCACTGGATGTTTCCAATCCTGCGGTAAGAGAATATTACCTGAACGAATTTATTTTACCCGCCGTGCAAAAGGGTTACCCGGTGGTTGCGATGGACAACGTGGACCTGGGCAACTGGCCCGGTGCCGTTGGTCGTTTTACAAACGGCAAATGGGAACAGCTGTATACCGGAAAGAAGAATGACACGACGTTCCAGAACAATATGATCCGCTGGATACAATTTCTTGCAGACCGGCTGCATCCGCTGGGAGTGCGCGTTGCCGCCAATATCAAAGCCAACAGTGCAGCGCCCGAAGCCGTGCTCCGTATGATGCAGGCGGCAGACATCTGGCTGGATGAGAACGGCTTTACCCATACCGGGAAGAATGTAACGGGCGGGGCCTGGGAACGGCAGCGCTCCTTCTTAGAGCAGATAGCAGCAACAAAAGGATATATTTCCATCAACCAGTTAAAGGGCACCCTCGATAAAGCGGCTCCTGCGCAGCTGGAATGGGTGATCGCCAACTTCCTGTTACTACGCGGACCACAGAGCCTGCTGGCACCCACGGGCTTTGAAAAGAAAGCCATTTACCAGGAGTTCCACTACCGGCCGGAGGTGGACCTGAACATCGGCACACCAACCGGGAAGCCGCATAAGGTGCAAAATATCTGGATACGGCCGTATCAGAAGGGAATGGTTTGTGTGAACCCTTCCCCGCAGGATACTGCAACGTTCACACTTCCGGAAGGTAACTGGAAAACGATTAGCGGGGCGGTAAAACGCGGAACGCTGCAACTGGAGCCTGGTTCGGGCTATGTATTGATAAAAGATCAGGCAGCAGAATGA
- a CDS encoding glucosamine-6-phosphate deaminase: MELNIQKDKQALGKAAGTKTAQLIRNAIEQNDKANIILATGTSQFQTLQQLVKEDIDWSKVVMFHLDEYIGMPVTHPASFRKYLKERFLDQVAPLNAYFLINGENNAEQERQHLNERIRQYPIDVALVGIGENGHLAFNDPPADFNTEDPYLIVNLDEKCRLQQMGEGWFTTLEDVPAQAISMSVKQIMKSAHIICSVPDSRKAQAIKDSVEQPVSPLYPASILQEHPSCGLYLDEASAALLTPALK; encoded by the coding sequence ATGGAACTGAACATACAGAAAGACAAGCAGGCTCTGGGAAAAGCAGCCGGAACAAAAACAGCTCAGCTCATCCGAAACGCCATCGAACAAAACGATAAAGCCAATATCATACTGGCAACCGGTACCAGCCAGTTTCAGACCCTCCAACAACTCGTAAAAGAAGACATCGACTGGAGCAAGGTAGTCATGTTCCACCTCGATGAATACATCGGGATGCCCGTCACCCACCCCGCCAGTTTCCGCAAATATCTTAAAGAACGCTTCCTGGACCAGGTAGCTCCTTTAAACGCTTATTTCCTCATCAATGGAGAGAACAACGCCGAACAGGAGCGCCAGCACTTAAATGAACGCATCCGCCAGTATCCCATCGATGTGGCACTCGTAGGTATCGGAGAGAACGGGCACCTGGCATTTAATGACCCCCCCGCGGATTTTAACACGGAAGATCCTTACCTCATCGTGAACCTCGATGAAAAATGCCGCCTGCAGCAAATGGGCGAAGGCTGGTTCACTACCCTCGAAGATGTACCCGCACAGGCCATCAGCATGTCGGTAAAACAGATCATGAAATCGGCACATATCATTTGCTCCGTACCCGACAGTCGCAAGGCTCAGGCCATTAAGGACAGTGTGGAGCAACCGGTAAGTCCGCTTTACCCTGCCAGCATTTTACAGGAACACCCTTCCTGCGGATTGTACCTCGATGAAGCTTCCGCCGCTTTATTGACGCCGGCATTAAAATAA
- a CDS encoding RidA family protein yields MKKIEVKHPDRDPGFSTGAFSDGVIADGWLYVSGQAAVDFKTSTFVSGTIEEETTLTLNNLRAIIEAAGATLDDVVKCTVHLADIREFDRYNVVYNSYFTGIKPARTTVQSLMANNIKVEIDCIVKLPAK; encoded by the coding sequence ATGAAAAAAATTGAAGTAAAGCATCCCGATCGTGATCCGGGATTTTCCACCGGTGCTTTTTCTGACGGGGTTATTGCAGATGGATGGCTGTATGTAAGCGGACAGGCCGCAGTTGATTTTAAGACCTCCACCTTTGTCAGCGGCACTATTGAAGAGGAGACAACGCTGACGCTGAATAACCTGAGGGCCATTATTGAAGCAGCAGGCGCCACACTGGATGATGTGGTGAAGTGTACGGTGCACCTGGCGGATATCCGTGAGTTCGACCGGTACAATGTGGTATATAACAGTTATTTTACCGGGATAAAACCGGCACGCACCACGGTGCAGTCCCTTATGGCCAATAATATTAAAGTGGAAATTGATTGTATTGTAAAACTCCCGGCTAAATAG
- a CDS encoding D-TA family PLP-dependent enzyme — translation MEEQAWYTIRNADTIDTPALVLYPDRIRENIDAAVEMLSRRERLRPHVKTHKSAEVIKLLLAAGIQRFKCATLAEAALLADTGARDILLAYPPTAAKLSRWLELVRKFSGVTFSCLVDNTGTGTLLSEAAQKAGITLLVYIDLNVGMDRTGIKPDAGALELYETLTRMPGLRVEGLHAYDGHINETEIAQRQNSCTRAFAPVYFLQTLLKERGYPQVNVIAGGSPTFSVHAATPDVECSPGTFVYWDKGYQELLPDLPFIPAALVLARIISLPTPDQVCIDLGYKSIAAEQPIGRRVFFLNAPGLKMLRHSEEHLVAETAPNHQWKIGDLLYGLPWHICPTVALYQHAEVIVGGVKSGVWPVAGKDYVL, via the coding sequence ATGGAAGAGCAAGCCTGGTATACCATCCGCAATGCAGATACGATCGACACGCCGGCACTGGTGTTATACCCGGATCGGATCCGGGAGAACATCGACGCTGCGGTCGAGATGTTGAGCCGCCGCGAACGGCTGCGCCCGCATGTAAAAACGCATAAGTCGGCGGAGGTCATAAAGCTGTTGCTGGCAGCGGGTATACAACGGTTTAAATGTGCCACGCTTGCAGAAGCCGCCCTGCTTGCAGATACAGGTGCGCGCGATATCCTGCTGGCCTATCCGCCCACCGCCGCAAAGCTCAGCCGCTGGCTGGAGCTGGTACGAAAGTTCAGCGGGGTCACTTTTTCCTGCCTGGTGGATAATACCGGTACCGGTACCCTGCTTTCGGAGGCCGCTCAAAAAGCCGGGATAACGCTGCTTGTATACATCGACCTCAACGTGGGAATGGACCGAACGGGTATCAAACCGGATGCAGGTGCACTGGAATTGTATGAAACCCTGACCCGCATGCCCGGGCTTCGTGTGGAAGGCCTGCATGCATATGACGGGCACATCAATGAAACGGAGATAGCACAGCGGCAGAACAGTTGTACCCGGGCATTTGCCCCTGTATATTTTTTACAAACGTTGCTGAAGGAAAGGGGCTATCCGCAGGTGAACGTGATCGCAGGCGGATCACCGACCTTTTCTGTTCATGCCGCCACGCCGGATGTTGAATGCAGTCCCGGTACGTTTGTTTACTGGGATAAGGGATACCAGGAGCTGTTGCCGGATCTGCCCTTTATCCCGGCGGCACTGGTACTGGCACGTATCATTTCCCTGCCCACGCCGGACCAGGTATGTATCGACCTGGGTTATAAATCGATCGCCGCAGAACAGCCCATCGGCCGGCGGGTGTTCTTTTTAAATGCCCCCGGGCTGAAAATGCTCCGGCACAGCGAAGAGCACCTGGTTGCCGAAACCGCCCCAAACCATCAGTGGAAGATCGGGGATTTGTTGTACGGCCTGCCCTGGCATATCTGTCCAACGGTAGCCCTCTACCAGCATGCGGAGGTGATCGTTGGCGGAGTTAAAAGCGGGGTGTGGCCGGTAGCCGGAAAGGATTATGTGCTCTGA
- a CDS encoding 3-hydroxyacyl-CoA dehydrogenase family protein produces MSTETNDFPVAVVGLGLMGCSITTCLLMAGHPVIALAPIPEDLEHAEKRIRTHLHKSKQEGLLTREPEFFLQGLTITGDYEKLKDCRLVIECTIENLEIKKTVYGKIEAVIAADALMASNTSAIPISILQQLTQHPERFFGLHWAEPSHTTRFLEVICGDRSDEAMGEQLYTLAHQWGKEPTLVRKDIRGFITNRLMYALYREAFYLVENGYATIEDVDRACRNNPGYWMTLAGVFRWMDLTGVPAYLTVMKDLWPTLSNTTEAPQLIKDIVAAGGRGVANGKGFYEYTPEEARLWEETFSAFSFEIRDLALKYPADVVKRRLAEKETAVTK; encoded by the coding sequence ATGTCAACAGAAACAAACGATTTTCCCGTGGCGGTAGTGGGCCTGGGGCTGATGGGATGCAGCATCACTACCTGTTTGCTTATGGCAGGGCATCCGGTGATTGCCTTGGCACCTATTCCTGAAGATCTGGAGCATGCGGAAAAGCGGATCCGCACGCACCTCCATAAATCAAAACAGGAAGGACTGTTAACGCGGGAGCCGGAATTTTTTTTACAAGGCCTTACCATCACCGGCGATTATGAAAAGCTAAAGGATTGCCGGCTGGTTATCGAATGCACCATCGAGAACCTGGAGATCAAGAAAACGGTGTACGGAAAAATTGAAGCCGTTATTGCAGCGGATGCCTTGATGGCCAGCAATACTTCTGCCATACCCATCAGTATTCTGCAGCAGCTGACACAGCACCCGGAGCGTTTTTTCGGACTGCACTGGGCAGAGCCCTCGCATACCACGCGCTTTCTGGAAGTGATCTGCGGCGACCGCAGCGATGAAGCAATGGGAGAACAGCTGTATACACTGGCGCATCAATGGGGTAAGGAGCCTACGTTGGTACGTAAGGACATCCGGGGCTTTATCACCAACCGGCTGATGTATGCCCTTTACCGCGAAGCCTTTTACCTGGTGGAGAACGGGTATGCGACAATAGAGGATGTGGACCGCGCCTGCCGGAATAACCCGGGATACTGGATGACGCTTGCCGGCGTGTTCCGCTGGATGGATCTTACCGGTGTACCGGCTTACCTTACGGTGATGAAAGATCTCTGGCCCACGCTGAGCAATACCACAGAAGCACCACAGCTGATCAAAGATATTGTGGCTGCCGGCGGGCGGGGTGTGGCTAATGGGAAAGGCTTCTATGAGTACACACCGGAAGAAGCGCGGCTTTGGGAGGAAACCTTTTCCGCCTTTAGTTTTGAAATAAGGGACCTGGCGCTGAAATACCCGGCAGACGTGGTAAAGCGGCGGCTGGCAGAAAAAGAAACAGCTGTAACTAAATAA
- a CDS encoding dipeptidase, whose amino-acid sequence MLMIDAHLDLAMNALEWNRDLQLPVVAIREREAGLTDKPDRAKGVVALPELRAGNIGIVVATQIARYVEQGSNLPGWHSPQQAWAQAQGQLAWYKAMEDAGQMVQLTHLEKLEQHLALWNDPAVSNTEKPVGFVLSLEGADSLVNLSYLEKAYAGGLRVIGPAHYGPGRYAPGTGETGGLTPWGIELLKEMDALKMILDVTHLTDEGFRQAMDLYKGPLWASHHNCRALVQHQRQLSDDQIKQLIQRGAIIGGALDAWMLVNDWQRGVSNPVTRNVSLELLVDHFDHICQLAGNSQHVCIGSDLDGMFGKEQCPYDMETIADLPSLAGMLERRGYTDTDIKNIFHDNWLRFVRKAWS is encoded by the coding sequence ATGTTAATGATTGATGCACACCTGGACCTGGCAATGAACGCCCTGGAATGGAACCGCGACCTGCAACTGCCGGTTGTGGCCATCCGTGAAAGGGAGGCCGGACTTACCGACAAACCCGACCGTGCCAAAGGCGTGGTGGCGCTGCCGGAGCTGCGGGCCGGCAACATCGGTATTGTGGTGGCCACACAGATAGCGCGGTATGTGGAGCAGGGCAGTAACCTGCCCGGCTGGCACTCGCCACAGCAGGCCTGGGCACAGGCGCAGGGCCAGCTGGCCTGGTATAAGGCGATGGAAGATGCGGGTCAAATGGTGCAGCTCACCCATCTTGAAAAACTGGAGCAACACCTGGCACTGTGGAACGATCCTGCAGTAAGCAATACAGAAAAACCCGTAGGCTTTGTATTAAGCCTGGAAGGGGCCGATTCGCTGGTCAACCTTTCTTACCTGGAGAAAGCCTATGCCGGTGGCTTGCGGGTGATCGGCCCGGCGCATTACGGTCCGGGAAGGTATGCCCCCGGTACGGGCGAAACCGGCGGACTGACACCATGGGGCATCGAACTGCTAAAAGAGATGGATGCGCTGAAGATGATACTGGATGTTACCCACCTTACGGATGAAGGCTTCCGGCAGGCTATGGACCTGTATAAAGGTCCGCTCTGGGCCAGTCACCACAATTGCCGTGCCCTCGTACAGCACCAGCGGCAGCTTTCGGACGACCAGATAAAGCAACTGATCCAACGTGGCGCCATCATCGGCGGCGCGCTGGATGCCTGGATGCTGGTGAACGACTGGCAGCGCGGTGTTTCCAATCCCGTAACCCGCAATGTAAGCCTGGAGCTGCTGGTGGATCATTTTGATCATATCTGCCAGCTGGCGGGCAACAGTCAGCACGTTTGCATTGGCAGCGACCTGGACGGGATGTTTGGAAAAGAGCAATGCCCCTACGATATGGAAACCATTGCCGATCTCCCCTCACTGGCAGGTATGCTGGAGCGGCGGGGGTATACGGACACGGATATAAAAAATATTTTTCATGATAACTGGCTGCGGTTTGTACGGAAGGCCTGGTCCTGA
- a CDS encoding amidohydrolase family protein — protein sequence MHSPLVLEEALLRHPRLRIYAMHAGWPILDDMLPTMYTDPQLYVDIGMICYMIPRKGFYYLEQLVNERFGRRIMFGSDNMIWPQAVELGIAAINKAPFLSAAEKRDILFNNAARFLRLTEKEIKAMQ from the coding sequence TTGCACAGTCCGCTGGTACTGGAGGAGGCATTGCTGCGGCATCCCAGGCTGCGGATTTATGCCATGCATGCCGGATGGCCGATACTGGATGATATGCTGCCCACTATGTATACAGATCCCCAGTTATATGTTGATATTGGGATGATCTGTTATATGATACCCCGCAAAGGGTTTTATTATCTGGAGCAGCTGGTGAATGAAAGATTTGGCAGGCGCATTATGTTTGGTTCAGATAACATGATATGGCCACAGGCAGTTGAGCTGGGTATTGCCGCTATTAATAAGGCCCCCTTTCTTTCGGCCGCTGAAAAGCGGGATATCCTTTTTAATAATGCAGCCCGGTTTCTTCGCCTGACGGAGAAAGAAATAAAGGCGATGCAGTAG